One segment of Thermoanaerobacter kivui DNA contains the following:
- a CDS encoding histidine phosphatase family protein, translating into MTTRLYIARHGQSEWNLENKIQGIQDTNLTETGIRQAQLLAKRLKSEKIDCIYSSDLKRAHETAQIIAQEFGLEVKKIPELREMSFGVWEGLTAEEINKLYKEIYQLWRINPDKAVIEKAETLKEVQKRILIETYNIIEENRGKNILIVSHGTSIKALILGILGIDLSFYPKIRLDNTSLNIIDIKEDGKAVLVLLNDTCHLRSDV; encoded by the coding sequence ATGACAACACGCCTTTATATAGCGCGACACGGACAATCGGAGTGGAACCTAGAAAATAAAATTCAGGGAATACAAGATACAAATTTAACAGAAACAGGTATAAGACAGGCGCAATTGTTAGCCAAACGGTTAAAGAGTGAAAAAATAGATTGTATATATTCCAGTGATTTGAAAAGAGCGCATGAAACGGCGCAAATAATTGCACAAGAGTTTGGACTTGAAGTTAAGAAAATTCCTGAGCTTAGAGAGATGTCTTTTGGCGTCTGGGAAGGACTCACTGCTGAAGAAATAAATAAATTGTATAAAGAAATATATCAGTTGTGGCGTATAAATCCAGATAAAGCCGTTATAGAAAAAGCAGAAACTTTAAAAGAAGTTCAAAAAAGAATTTTAATAGAAACTTACAACATAATTGAAGAAAACCGCGGGAAAAATATTTTGATAGTTTCCCATGGCACTTCGATAAAAGCATTAATTTTAGGTATTTTAGGTATAGATTTGAGTTTTTATCCTAAAATAAGACTTGACAACACTTCTCTTAACATAATAGACATTAAAGAGGACGGAAAAGCCGTTTTGGTATTACTAAACGATACTTGTCATTTAAGGAGCGATGTATAG
- the safA gene encoding SafA/ExsA family spore coat assembly protein: MAFDMPYYHHYPYHHHPAYCKTIYTVKPGDTMWSIANMFGISLDCLIRANPQIPDPNLIYPGQQICIPFYCPPPKPETCRTIYTVKPGDTMWSIANMFGISLDCLIKANPQILDPNLIYPGQQICIPSA, from the coding sequence ATGGCTTTTGATATGCCTTATTACCATCATTATCCTTACCATCATCACCCGGCTTACTGTAAAACAATTTACACAGTAAAACCGGGAGATACAATGTGGTCAATAGCTAATATGTTTGGAATAAGCCTTGACTGTTTGATAAGAGCAAACCCGCAGATACCAGATCCAAACTTAATATATCCAGGACAGCAAATATGCATACCATTTTATTGCCCACCGCCAAAACCTGAAACTTGCAGAACAATTTACACAGTAAAACCGGGAGATACAATGTGGTCAATAGCTAACATGTTTGGAATAAGCCTTGACTGCTTAATAAAAGCAAATCCGCAAATACTTGATCCAAATTTGATATATCCAGGACAACAGATATGTATACCTTCTGCATAG
- a CDS encoding BaiN/RdsA family NAD(P)/FAD-dependent oxidoreductase: MKKVFVIGGGAAGMMAALSAAMKGKDVSIFERNNILGKKLLVTGNGRCNITNFADKEEFFENVPGNSKFLYSAFSKFSNKDLIEFLNAYGLKTKVEMGLRVFPVSDKSVEVRDFFVNMLNKYHVKINYNSRVSDIKVENGCVKGIVVNEKFLSCDRVILATGGLSYPTTGCTGDGYEIARKLGHTIIEPFPSLVPMVTEEDVKELMGLTLKNVKVAAYAGQKLIKEEFGEMLFTHFGLSGPVILTLSRFIHDYLNRDDLMIRIDLKPALSLEKLEERLLRDFNKNLNKNLKNALEVLLPHSLIPCIITRSNISPDKKVRDVTKKERKELLYNLKNLTFKIKKLRPIREAIVTAGGISTKEINPSTMESKIVKGLFFAGEIIDVDGLTGGFNLQIAFSTGYVAGINA, from the coding sequence ATGAAAAAAGTATTTGTAATAGGCGGCGGAGCAGCTGGAATGATGGCAGCATTATCTGCGGCAATGAAGGGGAAAGATGTAAGCATATTTGAAAGAAATAATATTTTAGGTAAGAAATTATTGGTTACAGGTAATGGAAGGTGCAACATAACCAACTTTGCTGATAAAGAAGAATTTTTTGAGAATGTTCCAGGTAATAGTAAGTTTTTGTACAGTGCTTTTAGCAAATTCTCCAACAAGGATTTAATAGAATTTTTAAATGCTTACGGTCTTAAAACAAAAGTAGAAATGGGGTTGAGGGTTTTCCCTGTATCTGACAAATCCGTCGAAGTGAGAGATTTTTTTGTTAATATGCTTAATAAATATCATGTGAAAATTAATTATAACTCCAGAGTAAGTGATATAAAAGTGGAAAATGGGTGTGTAAAAGGGATAGTTGTAAATGAGAAATTTCTTAGTTGTGATAGGGTGATATTAGCCACAGGAGGTCTGTCCTATCCTACTACAGGATGTACAGGAGACGGGTATGAAATTGCAAGAAAGTTGGGCCATACCATTATCGAGCCTTTTCCTTCTTTAGTGCCAATGGTAACTGAGGAGGATGTAAAAGAACTTATGGGACTTACTTTAAAAAATGTCAAAGTGGCTGCTTATGCTGGTCAAAAACTTATAAAAGAAGAGTTTGGAGAGATGCTCTTTACTCATTTTGGATTATCAGGACCAGTGATATTGACTTTAAGCAGGTTCATCCATGATTATTTAAATAGAGATGATTTGATGATTAGAATAGATTTGAAACCAGCTTTGAGTTTAGAAAAATTAGAAGAGAGATTATTGAGAGATTTTAACAAAAATCTCAATAAAAACTTAAAAAACGCTTTAGAAGTCCTGTTGCCTCACTCTTTAATCCCTTGTATTATAACTAGATCTAACATAAGTCCTGACAAAAAAGTGAGAGATGTCACTAAAAAAGAGAGAAAAGAACTATTATACAATCTAAAAAACCTCACTTTTAAAATAAAAAAGCTAAGGCCTATAAGGGAAGCTATAGTAACAGCAGGGGGTATAAGTACAAAAGAAATAAACCCCTCTACTATGGAATCAAAAATAGTCAAAGGACTATTCTTTGCAGGAGAAATTATAGATGTTGATGGTTTGACAGGAGGTTTTAATCTTCAGATTGCTTTTTCTACAGGATATGTAGCTGGAATAAATGCATAA
- a CDS encoding pseudouridine synthase — MERLQKYLAECGIASRRKCEEYILQGRVKVNGKVIKELGTKINPDVDIIEFDDKIVKREREKIYIMLNKPTGYITSVKDQFGRPTVLDLVKVKERIYPVGRLDYDTSGLLLLTNDGEIANILMHPRHQIDKTYIAKIKGVPTEEELNKFRNGIFINGYMTSKAEIKILDVKNGTSLVEIKIHEGKNRQVRKMCEAIGHPVISLKRIKIGELSLKGLKTGEWRYLTEKEIEYLKSLK; from the coding sequence ATGGAAAGATTGCAAAAATACTTGGCAGAGTGTGGAATAGCTTCTAGAAGAAAATGTGAAGAATATATTTTACAAGGAAGAGTAAAAGTAAATGGAAAAGTGATTAAAGAGCTTGGCACAAAAATTAATCCTGATGTTGACATAATTGAATTTGATGATAAAATTGTAAAAAGGGAAAGGGAAAAGATTTATATAATGCTGAACAAGCCAACAGGATATATTACTTCAGTAAAAGACCAATTTGGAAGACCAACAGTGTTAGATTTGGTTAAAGTAAAAGAGCGTATATATCCTGTTGGCCGCTTGGATTATGATACATCAGGACTTCTTTTGCTTACAAACGACGGAGAAATAGCTAATATTTTAATGCATCCAAGGCATCAGATTGACAAAACCTATATAGCTAAAATTAAAGGAGTGCCTACAGAAGAAGAATTAAATAAATTTAGAAATGGAATTTTTATAAATGGCTATATGACTTCCAAAGCGGAGATAAAAATTTTAGATGTAAAAAATGGTACAAGCCTAGTAGAAATAAAAATCCATGAAGGGAAAAATAGACAAGTGAGAAAAATGTGTGAAGCTATTGGACATCCTGTTATTTCATTAAAAAGAATTAAAATAGGTGAATTATCTTTGAAAGGACTAAAAACTGGAGAATGGAGATATTTAACTGAAAAAGAAATAGAATATCTAAAAAGCTTGAAGTGA
- the aroH gene encoding chorismate mutase gives MLTDTTILIKEIIEVNKLKERDIISIFFSATKDLDAAYPAEAVRNMGITSVPMMCFQEMDVKGSLSHCIRVMLLINCDEEKEIKHVYLKDTKKLRPDLV, from the coding sequence ATTTTAACTGACACTACCATCCTCATCAAAGAAATTATTGAAGTTAACAAACTTAAAGAAAGGGACATAATCTCTATTTTTTTTAGTGCTACTAAAGATTTAGACGCAGCGTATCCTGCTGAAGCAGTGAGAAATATGGGAATTACTTCTGTTCCTATGATGTGTTTCCAAGAGATGGACGTAAAAGGAAGTCTTTCTCACTGCATAAGGGTAATGCTCCTTATAAACTGCGATGAGGAAAAAGAAATAAAGCATGTTTACTTAAAAGATACCAAAAAATTAAGACCGGATTTAGTTTGA
- the cmk gene encoding (d)CMP kinase, protein MTIKIAIDGPAGAGKSTVAKKLANLLNFTYIDTGAMYRAITYKVIKEGIDLKEEDKIAEIAKNSSITLEGEKIFLDGKDVSYEIRRPEVSEKVSYVSKIKKVREILVEKQRAIAEGKNVVMDGRDIATVVLPDAQFKFFLTASLAERAKRRYNELKSKNLQIDYLKVLEDIKNRDKMDSQRKESPLKHTDESIVIDTTYLSEQQVLDKLYNIVKEGLKGDI, encoded by the coding sequence TTGACGATAAAAATTGCAATAGACGGACCTGCAGGAGCTGGTAAAAGTACAGTCGCCAAAAAATTAGCCAATCTTTTAAATTTCACTTATATTGACACAGGAGCTATGTATAGAGCCATTACTTATAAAGTTATAAAAGAAGGAATTGACTTAAAAGAGGAAGACAAAATAGCTGAAATTGCGAAAAATTCTAGTATAACTTTGGAAGGAGAAAAAATCTTTTTGGATGGGAAAGACGTTTCCTATGAAATAAGAAGGCCTGAAGTTTCTGAAAAAGTTTCTTATGTCTCTAAAATAAAAAAAGTAAGGGAAATTCTAGTAGAAAAACAAAGAGCTATTGCTGAAGGTAAAAATGTAGTTATGGACGGAAGAGACATAGCTACTGTTGTGTTGCCAGATGCCCAATTTAAATTTTTTTTGACAGCCTCTTTAGCAGAGAGAGCCAAAAGGCGATATAATGAACTTAAATCTAAAAATTTACAAATTGACTATCTTAAGGTACTGGAAGACATAAAAAACCGCGATAAAATGGACTCTCAACGAAAAGAATCACCTCTTAAACACACTGATGAATCTATAGTTATTGACACTACCTATCTTTCAGAACAACAAGTTTTAGATAAACTTTACAATATCGTAAAGGAAGGATTAAAAGGGGATATTTGA
- a CDS encoding 4-hydroxy-3-methylbut-2-enyl diphosphate reductase — MKILIAEYAGFCFGVKRAIETAYQEIEKNKKGKIYTLGEIIHNPLVIDDLFKKGVKVIEEKDLEKLSKGDKLIIRTHGVSKKLYDFLTEREVEIIDVTCPFVKKVQNIVYEYYNKGYSIIIVGDKNHPEVIGVNGWCDNTAYVLNSIEEAKKMPQLKKACAVAQTTLIEKHWEKILEVINTKVEDLIFFNTICDATQKRQSAAEELAKKVEVMLVIGGKHSSNTQKLKKICERNCKNTFHIEAPKELTLDMIKEHEIIGVTAGASTPDYVIEDVLKRIKILKGEDKNE; from the coding sequence ATGAAAATATTGATTGCTGAGTATGCAGGGTTTTGCTTTGGGGTAAAAAGAGCCATTGAAACTGCATACCAAGAAATTGAAAAAAATAAAAAAGGTAAAATTTATACTTTAGGAGAAATCATACACAATCCTCTGGTAATAGATGACTTATTTAAAAAAGGTGTTAAAGTCATTGAAGAAAAGGATTTAGAAAAACTATCAAAGGGAGATAAACTAATAATCCGCACTCATGGAGTTTCAAAGAAGTTATACGATTTCTTAACTGAGAGAGAAGTAGAAATTATAGATGTGACATGTCCTTTTGTAAAAAAAGTTCAAAATATAGTGTACGAGTATTATAACAAAGGATATTCTATTATAATAGTAGGCGACAAAAATCATCCAGAAGTGATAGGTGTAAATGGATGGTGTGATAATACGGCTTATGTGTTAAATTCAATTGAAGAGGCGAAAAAAATGCCTCAACTAAAAAAAGCTTGTGCTGTCGCACAGACCACTCTTATTGAAAAACACTGGGAAAAAATTTTAGAAGTTATTAACACAAAAGTTGAAGACCTTATTTTTTTTAATACCATTTGTGATGCTACTCAAAAAAGGCAAAGTGCAGCAGAAGAATTGGCTAAAAAAGTGGAAGTAATGTTGGTAATTGGGGGAAAACACAGTTCAAATACCCAAAAGCTTAAAAAAATCTGTGAAAGAAATTGTAAAAATACTTTTCACATAGAGGCCCCAAAGGAATTGACTTTGGATATGATAAAAGAGCATGAAATTATCGGTGTTACAGCAGGGGCTTCCACACCGGATTATGTCATAGAAGATGTTCTAAAAAGAATTAAAATTTTAAAAGGGGAAGATAAAAATGAGTGA
- a CDS encoding MurR/RpiR family transcriptional regulator, producing the protein MSKTDDLIKRIQDNYAKLSKSQKIIAEYIINHYDKAAFMTAAKLGANINISESTVVRFANTLGYNGYPELQSALQELIKNKLTTVQRLEMTEETDEIAILNNVLKSDIENIKETLTEINKETFKKVVSDIFEAKKIYIIGSRSSIAIAEYLGFYLNLILENVSVVKPGISDVFEQILRVCEKDLVIGIGFPRYSKRTLEVLKYAKSQNAKIVTITDSLISPLTSVADEILIAKSNMASFVDSLVAPLSLVNALIVAVGLKEKDKIAETFEKLESIWDEYGVYLSKLS; encoded by the coding sequence ATGAGCAAAACGGATGATTTAATAAAAAGAATACAGGATAATTATGCAAAGTTAAGCAAAAGTCAAAAGATAATAGCAGAATACATTATAAACCACTACGATAAAGCTGCTTTTATGACGGCAGCAAAACTTGGTGCTAACATTAATATAAGCGAATCAACAGTTGTGAGATTTGCGAACACTTTAGGATATAATGGATATCCAGAACTTCAAAGTGCCCTGCAAGAGCTTATAAAAAATAAACTTACCACTGTTCAAAGGCTGGAAATGACAGAAGAAACAGATGAAATTGCGATATTGAACAATGTTTTAAAATCTGATATAGAAAACATAAAAGAAACTCTCACTGAAATAAACAAAGAAACTTTTAAAAAGGTAGTATCTGACATTTTTGAAGCAAAAAAGATTTATATAATAGGTTCAAGAAGTTCTATAGCTATTGCTGAATACTTGGGATTTTATTTAAACTTGATTCTTGAAAATGTATCAGTCGTAAAACCAGGTATATCAGACGTGTTTGAACAAATACTGCGGGTTTGTGAAAAAGATTTAGTAATTGGAATTGGTTTTCCACGTTATTCAAAGAGGACTTTGGAAGTTTTAAAATATGCAAAATCTCAAAACGCAAAAATTGTCACAATAACGGACAGCCTTATTTCCCCATTGACTTCCGTTGCTGATGAAATATTGATTGCTAAGAGTAACATGGCTTCTTTTGTAGATTCACTAGTAGCACCTCTTAGCCTTGTTAATGCCCTTATTGTAGCTGTAGGGTTGAAGGAAAAAGATAAAATAGCAGAAACATTTGAAAAGCTAGAGAGCATTTGGGATGAATACGGCGTGTATTTATCAAAATTATCTTAA
- the speB gene encoding agmatinase, with protein MIQEDVFVNTGKFLGAIENYEKSDVVIVGLPMDYTVSFKTGSRFGPSAIRQASYGLEDYSVYLDRSLQNRNYCDLGDVVFPYGNVEKSLDVIGKVVKNILQDDKKGLFLGGEHLVTYAIIKEYFKKYGNDLIILHFDAHADLREEFFGEVYSHATVMRKVWDFFKDKNLYHFGIRSGVKEEFDFAKDHTHMFLYKVVEPLKNTVSEIKDRPIYITWDIDVVDPAFAPGTGTPEPGGITSKEALEAIHLLKDLNVVGMDLVEVSPSHDLAGITTFLAAKLIRESLLSFF; from the coding sequence ATGATACAAGAGGATGTTTTTGTTAACACCGGTAAATTCCTTGGCGCGATTGAAAATTATGAAAAGTCAGATGTAGTTATAGTAGGACTGCCTATGGATTATACAGTAAGTTTTAAGACAGGAAGCCGATTTGGACCTTCTGCTATAAGACAAGCTTCATACGGCTTAGAGGATTACAGTGTGTATCTGGATAGAAGTTTGCAAAATAGAAATTATTGTGACTTAGGGGATGTAGTGTTTCCATACGGAAATGTTGAAAAAAGTTTAGATGTGATTGGTAAAGTAGTTAAAAATATTTTGCAAGACGACAAAAAGGGATTGTTTTTAGGAGGAGAGCATTTAGTAACATATGCGATTATAAAAGAGTATTTCAAAAAATACGGAAATGACCTAATAATCCTCCATTTTGATGCTCATGCTGATTTGCGAGAGGAGTTTTTTGGAGAGGTTTATTCCCATGCGACAGTTATGAGAAAAGTTTGGGACTTTTTCAAGGACAAAAATCTATATCACTTTGGTATAAGGTCAGGTGTAAAAGAAGAGTTTGACTTTGCAAAAGACCATACTCATATGTTTTTGTACAAAGTAGTTGAACCTTTAAAAAACACAGTGAGTGAAATAAAAGACCGCCCTATTTATATTACATGGGATATAGACGTTGTAGACCCTGCTTTTGCTCCTGGTACGGGGACGCCAGAACCAGGAGGCATAACTTCAAAAGAAGCGTTAGAAGCAATACATCTATTGAAAGATTTAAACGTAGTGGGGATGGATTTAGTAGAAGTATCTCCCTCCCACGATTTAGCAGGAATAACGACTTTTTTGGCTGCTAAGCTTATCAGAGAATCCCTCCTTTCGTTTTTCTAA
- a CDS encoding GNAT family N-acetyltransferase yields MIAREDKPFGFISMKVENNNAIITNLAILPQYQNKGFENLMVRVMLNHAIDMGLENAYVNLPFYKDFFYELGFREKGDFLAVKLKEFFRE; encoded by the coding sequence ATGATTGCGAGGGAAGACAAACCCTTTGGTTTTATTTCTATGAAAGTGGAAAATAATAATGCTATTATAACTAATTTAGCAATTTTGCCACAGTATCAAAATAAAGGTTTTGAAAATTTAATGGTGAGAGTAATGCTTAATCACGCCATTGACATGGGGTTAGAAAATGCTTACGTTAATTTGCCTTTTTACAAAGATTTTTTTTATGAATTGGGTTTTAGAGAAAAAGGCGATTTTCTGGCAGTTAAATTAAAAGAATTTTTTAGGGAGTAA
- a CDS encoding lysophospholipid acyltransferase family protein, with protein sequence MFYYIAKYIVRFIIKIIFRIEVKGLENIPKKGPVIICPNHISLLDPPVIGALLNRRIYFMAKEELFRNPFLKLLLGKGLGAFPVKRGTADLSAIKTALNYLKKGQAVGIFPEGTRSKTGKLQKAESGVSLLAVKGHAVVVPVGIKGKYRLFSKITISIGKPISFEKYAGSKLSSQELSLIGEEIMKEIAKLL encoded by the coding sequence ATGTTTTACTATATTGCCAAGTACATAGTGCGCTTCATTATAAAAATAATTTTTAGAATAGAAGTCAAAGGACTTGAAAATATACCTAAAAAAGGTCCAGTAATCATATGTCCAAACCACATAAGTCTGCTGGACCCACCTGTTATAGGAGCGCTGTTGAATAGACGAATATATTTTATGGCTAAAGAAGAGCTTTTTAGAAACCCTTTTTTAAAGCTTCTTTTAGGTAAAGGTTTAGGGGCTTTCCCTGTAAAAAGAGGTACAGCGGATTTATCAGCTATTAAAACTGCCTTAAATTATTTAAAGAAAGGCCAAGCTGTTGGAATTTTTCCTGAAGGGACAAGGAGCAAAACGGGGAAGCTTCAAAAAGCTGAATCAGGAGTTTCTCTTTTGGCAGTAAAAGGACATGCTGTAGTTGTCCCTGTTGGGATAAAAGGGAAATATCGTCTTTTTTCTAAAATAACTATAAGCATTGGAAAGCCTATAAGCTTTGAAAAATACGCTGGTTCAAAACTTTCTTCACAAGAACTTTCTTTGATTGGGGAAGAAATAATGAAAGAAATTGCCAAGTTACTGTAG
- a CDS encoding oxaloacetate decarboxylase subunit alpha, producing the protein MNSKVKITETVLRDAHQSLLATRMSTEEMLPIADKLDKVGYHSIEAWGGATFDACMRFLNEDPWERLRRLKSKIKNTPLQMLLRGQNLLGYKHYPDDIVTKFIEKSIENGIDIIRIFDALNDVRNLEVAIKATKKAGAHAQGTLVYTISPVHNIDHYLKVAKELVQLGVDSICIKDMSGILTPYTAYELVKSLKETVNVPIQLHSHYTSGMAAMTYLKAIEAGADIIDTAISPLALGTSQPATETMVAVLKGTQYDTGLDMELLSEIAEHFKEVKQSHSKDSDLSMVTGVDTDVLIYQVPGGMLSNLILQLKQQNALHKYEEVLKEIPRVREDLGYPPLVTPMSQMVGTQAALNVITGERYKMVPKEVKDYVKGLYGRPPAPISEEIKKKIIGNEEVIDVRPADLLKPQFEAIKEEIKEYYEQEEDVLSYALFPQVAKKFFEYRRAQKYKIDATLVNMEYMTYPV; encoded by the coding sequence ATGAACAGTAAAGTTAAAATTACGGAAACTGTATTAAGAGATGCGCACCAATCCCTTTTAGCGACAAGAATGTCAACAGAAGAAATGCTTCCTATTGCGGATAAATTAGATAAAGTAGGATATCATTCCATAGAGGCATGGGGAGGAGCTACTTTTGACGCTTGCATGAGATTTCTCAATGAAGATCCATGGGAGAGGTTGAGAAGGTTAAAGAGCAAAATAAAAAATACGCCATTGCAGATGCTTTTAAGAGGACAAAATTTGTTGGGGTATAAGCATTATCCAGATGATATAGTGACAAAATTCATCGAGAAGTCTATTGAAAATGGCATAGACATAATAAGAATTTTTGATGCATTAAATGATGTACGAAATCTTGAAGTTGCTATTAAAGCTACAAAAAAGGCGGGAGCCCATGCTCAAGGTACACTGGTTTATACTATAAGCCCTGTTCACAACATTGACCATTACCTTAAAGTAGCAAAAGAGCTTGTACAATTAGGTGTTGATTCAATATGCATAAAAGACATGTCTGGAATCCTAACTCCTTATACCGCTTATGAATTAGTGAAAAGCCTTAAAGAAACAGTAAATGTTCCTATACAGTTGCACAGTCATTATACCAGTGGTATGGCAGCTATGACCTATTTAAAGGCAATAGAAGCTGGGGCGGATATAATAGATACTGCTATATCTCCTTTAGCATTGGGGACTTCTCAGCCTGCAACAGAGACTATGGTAGCTGTATTAAAAGGTACTCAATATGATACAGGATTGGATATGGAACTATTATCTGAAATTGCCGAGCATTTCAAAGAAGTAAAACAAAGTCACAGCAAAGATTCTGATCTGTCTATGGTTACGGGAGTAGATACAGACGTACTAATTTACCAAGTTCCAGGTGGAATGTTGTCAAATTTGATTTTACAATTGAAACAACAAAATGCGTTGCATAAATATGAAGAAGTATTAAAAGAAATTCCCAGAGTGAGGGAAGATTTAGGCTATCCACCTCTTGTTACTCCTATGAGTCAGATGGTGGGAACACAGGCGGCTTTAAATGTAATAACTGGCGAAAGATATAAAATGGTTCCAAAAGAAGTCAAAGACTATGTAAAGGGGTTGTATGGAAGGCCACCTGCCCCTATTTCTGAAGAAATAAAAAAGAAAATAATAGGAAATGAAGAAGTGATAGATGTTCGGCCAGCTGACCTTTTGAAGCCGCAATTTGAAGCGATTAAAGAAGAAATAAAAGAATACTACGAACAAGAAGAGGATGTTTTATCTTATGCCCTATTCCCTCAGGTAGCAAAAAAATTTTTTGAATACAGACGAGCTCAAAAATACAAAATAGATGCGACTCTTGTCAACATGGAATATATGACATATCCGGTTTAA
- the surE gene encoding 5'/3'-nucleotidase SurE produces MKILLTNDDGVHALGILKLADYLKNKYHVIVVAPERERSAVSHAITLHKPLRLKKVKEENNLKIYAVNGTPSDCVKLGIEVVLGQKPDLVISGINEGLNLGTDILYSGTVSAAIEAAIYGIPAIAVSLSEKAEVEDKRIYKFLENLITKVLQKGIPANTLLNVNIPDLKENIKGVKSTILGKRTYIETFQKNFDPRGKEYYWMAGKISEAENDERTDIVSVKNGYISITPIHFDLTSYDMIDDINSWNLKIE; encoded by the coding sequence ATGAAAATACTTCTTACTAATGACGATGGAGTTCACGCATTAGGAATTTTAAAATTGGCGGACTATCTTAAAAACAAATACCATGTCATTGTTGTAGCTCCGGAAAGAGAAAGAAGTGCTGTAAGTCATGCGATTACTCTTCACAAACCTTTAAGGCTTAAGAAAGTAAAAGAGGAAAATAACTTAAAAATATATGCTGTCAACGGTACCCCTTCTGACTGCGTCAAATTGGGAATTGAAGTAGTGCTGGGACAAAAACCTGACCTTGTGATTTCAGGAATAAATGAAGGTTTAAACCTTGGTACAGACATATTATATTCCGGTACAGTATCAGCTGCTATAGAAGCTGCTATTTACGGTATTCCAGCTATTGCAGTATCTCTGTCTGAAAAAGCAGAAGTAGAAGATAAACGCATTTATAAATTTTTGGAAAATTTAATAACAAAAGTCTTACAAAAGGGTATTCCTGCAAACACATTATTAAATGTAAATATACCAGATTTAAAGGAAAACATAAAAGGAGTAAAATCTACAATATTAGGAAAAAGAACTTACATTGAAACTTTTCAAAAAAATTTTGATCCAAGAGGAAAAGAGTATTATTGGATGGCAGGAAAGATTTCAGAGGCGGAAAACGACGAACGAACAGATATAGTCTCTGTCAAAAATGGTTATATCTCTATTACTCCTATACATTTTGATTTGACCAGCTACGACATGATAGATGACATAAATTCTTGGAATTTAAAAATAGAGTGA
- the speE gene encoding polyamine aminopropyltransferase → MELWFTEHQDENLRFSFKVKETLVVEKTPYQHLAILDTYQLGRVLTLDGIVQTTEKDEFVYHEMIVHVPLFTHKNPKSVLIVGGGDGGSVKEVLKHPSVERVVLAEIDEAVVRNSQKYLPTISYGLQDKRVEIMIGDGIKYVNEHKNEFDVVIVDSTDPIGPAVGLFTFDFYKSVYECLKDDGIIVAQTESPFIYGKLINKLSKMFKEIYPITKAYICTIPTYPGSLWTFTMGSKKYDPEEVDINSIPRIDTKYYTPEIHKAAFVLPKFVKDIFDEV, encoded by the coding sequence GTGGAATTGTGGTTTACAGAACATCAAGATGAAAATTTGAGGTTTTCTTTTAAAGTAAAAGAGACGTTGGTGGTAGAGAAAACTCCATATCAACATTTAGCAATACTTGATACATATCAGTTAGGAAGAGTATTAACTTTAGATGGAATTGTTCAAACAACAGAAAAAGACGAATTTGTATACCATGAGATGATAGTCCATGTACCGCTTTTTACCCATAAAAATCCTAAAAGCGTATTGATTGTCGGTGGTGGCGATGGTGGTTCAGTGAAAGAAGTGTTAAAACATCCTTCTGTTGAAAGAGTAGTGTTAGCAGAAATTGATGAAGCAGTAGTGAGAAATTCACAAAAATATCTCCCTACTATAAGCTATGGTTTGCAGGATAAAAGAGTAGAAATAATGATTGGAGATGGAATAAAATACGTAAATGAACACAAAAATGAGTTTGATGTGGTAATAGTAGATTCTACAGATCCAATAGGACCTGCAGTAGGATTGTTTACTTTTGATTTTTATAAATCAGTTTATGAATGCTTGAAAGATGATGGGATTATTGTTGCACAGACAGAATCGCCATTTATTTATGGAAAATTGATAAACAAGCTAAGCAAAATGTTTAAAGAAATATATCCAATAACAAAAGCTTATATATGCACTATACCCACTTATCCGGGAAGTTTGTGGACATTTACAATGGGATCTAAAAAGTATGACCCTGAAGAGGTGGATATAAACTCTATTCCGAGAATAGATACAAAGTATTACACGCCTGAAATTCACAAAGCAGCTTTTGTGTTGCCTAAGTTTGTGAAGGATATTTTTGATGAGGTGTAA